Part of the Sphingobacterium sp. LZ7M1 genome, CGTCGATACCTTGGATAGGTATGTTTCACAGATAAAGGATGAATTGAACAATGAAGAAACATTTGGCAAGGAATTGATTTTGGGCAGCTACCTCAAATCATTCCTTATTCAGGTACAGCGCAAGAAGAACATTTTTGAACAGGGCTCTGAGGTCTGGTCTCCAACTTTCAACGACAAAAGATTGGTGCTTATGAGGTTCATCAATCTGATAGACGAAAACTATAAAAAAGGATATACCATTGCCGAGTATGCCAGTTCATTGCATATCTCTTCGAGGAGTCTGTCCGACCTCACCCACCAACAGCTCCATAAAACTCCTTCCCAAATGGTTCAGGAGCGAATTATTTTGGAAGCTCAGCGTCTATTATTGTATTCCAACTCCAATGTCAATCAGGTGGCTTACCGTTTAGGCTTTGAAGATGCCTCTTATTTTGTAAAATATTTTAAAAAATATACAGGTGTTTCACCGAAAGATTTTAGAAAGTCCATTTCTTAAAATTACCATTTGTTTTTCTATTTGCTCATTGTTTAAAAGTAGTAAATCAAAGACTTTTGTTAACCAAAATTTTACACCTATGGCAACGGCATATTTAGTGATTACACTTACGATTGTCGGTATGGATTTAGCGGGTGCAGCGGCAGTTTATTGCCTGTATAAACATCCCTTTCTAGAGACAATAAAAGGTGCTCTGTCGAAAGAACTATTATACCATATCGACGATGTGCTGCTGTTGCACGGTTTTGAGTGTGTAGAAGACGCTCAGGAATACCTGATGAGCAACCTTTTTAAAAAAAATGTGGTTACCTCCCTGAAACCATACATAAAGGGCAAGCCGAACATTAAGATTTATAGTGTATCTTAATATTTAGTACTGGAAGGAATGGTCCTTCAGGCCCTTTCGATTGTTGATTATTCATAAAGTATATAATGATGAAGACAATTAAAATGAAATGTTGATTTTTGAGTTCGGCACACAAGGCTGAATTGCTGGGAAATTTTCCATTTCAAAAAAACTATATGTGTTATCTTCACGGAGCTAGGCATTAATCCAAGTAGGCGAGGAGAAGATAAAAATGTTTCTGGGCGGCGCATGACCAGGGACCAACCGTTATTTTTTACTATCGGATTTTTAATCTTGAATAAAGGTTGTCACTTTTTTATGTTAACCAATTCACTTTTTCCAATAAGCCTGAAGACTTTGTGTTTTTATCTTGAAGTTAAATTTGAATATCTTCTTTAAAACGTAAAAGGAACTATCATTGTATGCAGTAAGTTTTAGAGAAAGGTACCAAGTATTTGGCGTTAACTGGTGGAATCAAACAGTGATTTTTAGCATTTCATTAATGGGGGATTTTATTTGCAATCAAATGTGCTTTAAATTGTTAGCAATTTTAGGATTTCCAATTACTCATTGATAAAATATCATATTTATGATAATCAATCATATTCAGCTCTAAATACTACATTTAAATAGAAGAAAAAAGCAAGAAAACATCGCAAAAATGGTAACTATTTCAAAAAGGTAAAGTAATCTTCTAATAAACCTACTTTCTGGCTCTAAATTAGCTCCCTCTTTTAACAGTGTTTCCTTAATCTTTTTTAACATTTCCTTAACCCTGGTTAAGAAATCAATAGTTGGTTTGGTACTCATGCTTTATTCCTTCCTATGACAATAAAAATGCTAGAATCATCAACATAACCGTAAAGGATATTTTGAAAAAATCAAATATGATTGATGTGAGCGGATCTTTATAATCCCCCTCTTCAATTTCATCAATATAAACCCTTTCAAATTTCTTGTAGGAAGTTTTTAATTCCTCAATTATCTTTTTCCAGTAAGATGGTTCCACAATCTATATTTAACGCAAAATTTAATTATTTTTCAAACCAAGTTACTTTAACGTCATTAATACATCCCTTTATATAAGTATTATAGCTATTACAGTATCAATTAATCGATGTTGGTTAAATTACTGTATATCTTAAAGTTATTCGGTTTAACAAATCCTGAACAATATCGGATAAAATACTCTTTTTTTTAGAATAAATTTTTAAAAATATCCCCTCGTTGTGAAATAATATTTGCTTTAGCTCAGTTAAATAATTATTTAAAGTATTTTTTAAAGCTAATAAATTTGAAAATTTGAATGTACTGCATAAATCCGTTAGGAAAATCACCACTCCAGACTATATTGAAGATACCAATGAACTCTTGAACATAACTCTCGGAAATATGTTTAGTATTTTTCTTGAATATGACACAATGGTAGTTGTGGATTCAACCTATTTTGAACTATCTCAATACTACAAAAAAAAATAGCATAATTAAATAGATATTTTCAAGGAGTTGGCTTGCATTTACCAAGCTATATTGATATAAAATATTGGAAAGAGTATCTTTCTTTTATTTGGGTTAATAAATCCCTATGGATTGGTATTTATTAAAAACCATATTTAACTCCTCCTAAAATTCTAACAGATATAATTTATCTGTACGGAAAAATGTCCTAATTCTTTTTCTTCCTTAATGCTGATTATTTCGATTTATCGGTAATAGTTAAATTCAATTTATGATTGTAAATAAAAAACAATTAAGTTTTATTTTTATTTATTGATTAAATGCTTTAAAAATTCACTTTTTTGTTTAAAAAATCTTTT contains:
- a CDS encoding AraC family transcriptional regulator codes for the protein MNIIYRHKPECPQFALYDLKAHLMENQCQVVRPHIHSFYQVIWFKKGKGKHSVDFKTYDVFDNSIFFVGPNQVHHFDENYDYEGVLFHFNRLFLLQEQSPLDFFLHFNLFNNSLHQSSLNVSTGIVDTLDRYVSQIKDELNNEETFGKELILGSYLKSFLIQVQRKKNIFEQGSEVWSPTFNDKRLVLMRFINLIDENYKKGYTIAEYASSLHISSRSLSDLTHQQLHKTPSQMVQERIILEAQRLLLYSNSNVNQVAYRLGFEDASYFVKYFKKYTGVSPKDFRKSIS